The Nitrospirota bacterium genome has a segment encoding these proteins:
- a CDS encoding DUF3842 family protein, with protein MFKVAVIDGQGGGIGSLIVKRLRDEFGDSVDILALGTNAAATSAMMKSRANKGATGENAIVWNAGRAGMIIGPLSIVLPNAMLGELTPKMADAVLISGAKKILLPLNQEGIDIIGIEKEPLPHMIEKIIESVRHELGKESQNV; from the coding sequence GTGTTCAAGGTTGCTGTCATTGACGGGCAGGGCGGTGGTATAGGTAGCCTGATCGTAAAAAGGCTGAGGGATGAATTCGGTGACAGTGTGGATATCCTTGCACTCGGCACAAATGCAGCCGCGACCTCTGCCATGATGAAATCAAGGGCGAATAAGGGGGCCACAGGAGAAAATGCGATCGTCTGGAACGCCGGCCGGGCAGGGATGATCATTGGCCCGCTCAGCATTGTTCTTCCCAATGCCATGCTCGGGGAACTTACGCCAAAAATGGCCGATGCGGTCCTGATATCCGGAGCGAAAAAAATCCTCCTGCCTCTGAACCAGGAGGGGATTGATATAATTGGGATTGAAAAAGAACCGTTGCCACACATGATAGAGAAGATAATCGAGTCTGTAAGGCATGAATTGGGAAAGGAGAGCCAGAATGTGTGA
- a CDS encoding CooT family nickel-binding protein — MCEANAYVYHNGKEELYLENVDILKPEDGKIYLRNLFGEQKVFDGEIREVSLLKHKIVLEKK, encoded by the coding sequence ATGTGTGAGGCAAATGCCTATGTCTATCACAACGGAAAAGAGGAACTGTATCTCGAGAATGTCGATATCCTGAAACCGGAAGACGGAAAGATATATCTCAGAAATCTCTTCGGGGAACAAAAGGTCTTTGACGGGGAGATCAGGGAAGTATCACTTCTGAAACACAAGATCGTGCTCGAAAAGAAATAG